CAAAACAGAAAAAAATTCAAGCTCTCGTTTTAGTCCCAACAAGAGAACTTGCTATCCAAGTAGCAAAAGAAATTAAAGATTTAGGTAAATTTAAAAAAGTTTTTGTATTGGCAGTTTATGGTGGAAAATCTATAAAACACCAAATAGATTTTCTTAAAAAAGGTAGCGATGTGGTAGTAGTTGGAACACCCGGAAGAGTAAAAGATTTAATAGAAAGAGGACATCTAAAACTTGATAATGTAAAAATATTTGTTTTAGATGAAGCAGACAGAATGCTTGAAATGGGTTTTATAGAAGATATTGAGGATATTATGAATGAACTTCCGGAAAATAGACAAAATCTTTTATTCTCTGCAACAATGCCAAAAGCTATATTAGAACTTGCAGAAGAATTTTTAAATCCGGATTACGAAACTATAAGAATAAAACCGGAAGAAGTAACGGTAGATAGAATAAAACAGATAGCTTACAAAGTAGATGAAAAAGATAGATTTGAAAAACTTAAAGAAATCTTAAATGAAAACAAAGATGTAAAAACAATAATCTTTACACAAACTAAGAAAATGGCAGATGAAGTTGCAAACAAATTGCAGAAAGAAGGTTTTAATGCTTCTGCAATACATGGTGATTTTTCTCAAGCAAAAAGAGAAAATGTATTAAAACGTTTTAGAACAGATAATTTAAAGATACTTGTTGCAACAGATGTAGCAGCAAGAGGACTTGATATTAAAGGTGTTGACCTTGTAATAAATTATGAACTTCCAAGAGATGTGGAAAGCTATATACATAGAATAGGTAGAACCGGTAGAGCCGGAAGAGAAGGAGTAGCTATATCTATATTCACACCATCAGAAGAAAGACAATTTAAAAACATAAAATCTAAAACAAAGGCAAATATTGAGCTGATTAATCAATCCTCAGAAAAAAGTTTTGAAGAAAAACCAAAGAAAAGAATTTTCAAAAAAATCAAAAGATAATCTCTACTTTCCTCCATCCTCTGTGATAGGGGAAATTTTTTCTTATTAAAAATTACAGTTGTATTTTTTTTATTTTAGTATATACTATTATTTAGTTAATGTTTATTAACCAAGCATTAATATCCCTCCTTTCCCACGGCTTACCTCCTATAATCTCCCTCTCCAAAAAGAGAGGGAGGTTTTTCTTTTTTTGATATAATTTTTATATAAAAGTTCGGAGGTTTTTGTTTGAAAACAATAAATGTTGCTATTGTAGGGTATGGTGTTGTTGGGAATGGTGTAGCTAAAATTTTAGAAGAAAAAAGAGAGTTAATCAGAAAAAAATCAAATGTTGATATAAATTTAAAAAAAGTATTCACAAGAAACTGGAATAAAAAATTTCCTTATGAAATAGACAAATCAAAAAGGGTAAATTCAATAGATGATATATTAAATGATGAAGATATTGATATAATTGTTGAAGTTGTAGGTGGAATAGAATTTCCTTATAAATTAATGATGGAAGCTATCAATAAAAATAAAAATATTGTAACTGCAAATAAAGCACTTCTTGCAGAAAAAGGAAAGGAAATTTTCAAAGAAGCAGAAAAAAAGAATATCAGAATAGGTTTTGAAGCAGCAGTAGCAGGCGGGATACCAATAATAAAAGCATTAAGAGAAGGGCTTATAGCAAATAATATAAATAAAATTTATGGTATTTTAAATGGAACTACAAATTATATATTAACAAGTATGTATAAGGAAGGAAAAGATT
This region of Venenivibrio stagnispumantis genomic DNA includes:
- a CDS encoding DEAD/DEAH box helicase, with the protein product MSEKTFKNLGISQETLASIEKMGYTHPTEIQEKAIPVVMQKKDVVAQAQTGTGKTAAFGIPIVDMVNPKQKKIQALVLVPTRELAIQVAKEIKDLGKFKKVFVLAVYGGKSIKHQIDFLKKGSDVVVVGTPGRVKDLIERGHLKLDNVKIFVLDEADRMLEMGFIEDIEDIMNELPENRQNLLFSATMPKAILELAEEFLNPDYETIRIKPEEVTVDRIKQIAYKVDEKDRFEKLKEILNENKDVKTIIFTQTKKMADEVANKLQKEGFNASAIHGDFSQAKRENVLKRFRTDNLKILVATDVAARGLDIKGVDLVINYELPRDVESYIHRIGRTGRAGREGVAISIFTPSEERQFKNIKSKTKANIELINQSSEKSFEEKPKKRIFKKIKR